A genomic stretch from Sporocytophaga myxococcoides DSM 11118 includes:
- a CDS encoding efflux RND transporter permease subunit produces the protein MKRITNSISEYFANLPDQVRKRKLLFSLFFIGATVACFFGMQKSKFDLTIEGWFAKNDPVYVAFNEYHAQFGSEDGVYIVYKPKDGNVFSRKSLEAIRGIREELLDYRSKLKDGEKSALDHIVKINSLVNAPVLTVEEDMLISKPLVSSRIPTSAAELDQIRKTAEAQRSFPLQYFSKDLKYGGMYIETDFGAIPEDSDVPADQVAATDMEIVMDGSKLKDNVSAKKETPRFKPTDMADYTALNNAIKAIIDKPEYADHLEYYAVGNTAGSEYQNIMVAEMGMLYLAAFVIIIVLLWFLFRSLSAVVWGMLIVFLTTIWTLGISALLGLPFTSFLILTVLLILTVGIADSVHLMSGYMFYRKTNHDHNSALRHTYKSTGAPMLMTAITNMAGILALNISDLVPIQNFAWMSTLGIFLALFLSIFLLPLMLDLWPPVPKVEKADKKQPSFISRIVPNFALSLQKSLDKVIPAVEKRPIVPIISFLSVFVICIIGASMVKVDTSLTDTFPEDSRWNKNVKIVDEKMSGSSRIAIYLDLGKDDGLQDPQVLNVIDELQQKFEKKYTKYVVTTSSIVNVVKDSYQKLNQGQADKYIIPSDEKQLSQTLFLFNNANPDDRRRMIDDNYRKANISITLHTYGSYEYTRVFDEMQKDIHEAVNKIKTKYPDTFVSVTGGFALAMKTADYLTQNEFKSFGLALFVISIILLLVFGSLKAGLISIIPNLIPSVLTFGIMGWFGVPLDFFTMMLAPVIIGVSVDDTSTFISQYRLEVLKDGNIRRALKHTMKESGQAIVFTSLILGLGFGIMSIAESTGTSNVGKFGSLAIFAGLLCDLFLLPALIMVFKLNFQKKGTKFESNQEQYKELIGA, from the coding sequence ATGAAAAGAATCACTAACTCCATTTCGGAGTACTTTGCCAATCTTCCAGATCAGGTTCGGAAAAGGAAGCTCCTCTTCTCACTGTTTTTCATTGGTGCTACTGTAGCATGTTTCTTTGGAATGCAGAAGTCCAAATTTGATCTTACAATTGAAGGATGGTTTGCAAAGAACGATCCTGTATATGTCGCATTTAATGAATATCACGCTCAGTTTGGAAGTGAAGATGGAGTTTATATAGTTTATAAGCCTAAAGATGGAAATGTGTTTTCTCGCAAATCGTTGGAAGCGATAAGAGGAATTCGTGAGGAGCTTCTTGATTACAGGTCAAAATTAAAGGATGGAGAAAAATCTGCACTTGATCATATTGTAAAAATCAACAGTCTAGTTAATGCCCCTGTGTTAACTGTTGAAGAAGATATGCTTATTTCTAAACCTTTGGTAAGTAGCAGAATCCCAACATCAGCCGCAGAGCTAGATCAGATCAGAAAAACTGCGGAAGCACAAAGAAGCTTTCCTCTACAGTATTTTTCAAAGGATCTGAAATACGGTGGAATGTACATTGAAACGGATTTTGGGGCCATACCTGAAGACTCTGATGTGCCGGCGGATCAGGTTGCTGCTACTGATATGGAAATTGTGATGGATGGTTCAAAATTAAAAGACAATGTTTCGGCAAAAAAAGAAACTCCACGCTTTAAGCCAACAGACATGGCGGATTATACCGCTTTGAATAATGCAATAAAAGCTATTATTGACAAACCTGAATATGCAGATCATCTGGAATATTATGCAGTTGGTAATACTGCTGGATCAGAGTATCAAAACATAATGGTGGCGGAAATGGGAATGTTGTACTTGGCAGCATTTGTGATCATAATAGTTCTGTTATGGTTCCTGTTCCGTTCATTGTCTGCCGTTGTTTGGGGAATGCTCATCGTTTTCTTAACTACTATCTGGACTCTTGGTATTTCAGCTTTACTGGGTTTGCCATTTACAAGTTTTCTAATACTCACTGTTTTGCTGATTCTTACAGTCGGTATAGCTGATTCGGTTCACTTGATGTCTGGTTACATGTTTTATCGTAAGACGAATCATGACCATAATTCTGCACTTAGGCATACTTATAAAAGCACAGGAGCACCTATGCTTATGACTGCAATTACAAACATGGCAGGTATATTGGCATTAAATATTTCAGACCTGGTTCCTATTCAGAATTTTGCATGGATGTCAACGTTAGGGATTTTTCTTGCTTTGTTTCTATCAATTTTCCTTCTTCCTTTAATGCTTGATTTGTGGCCCCCGGTTCCAAAGGTTGAAAAGGCAGACAAGAAACAGCCTAGCTTTATTAGTCGTATTGTTCCAAATTTTGCCCTCTCTTTGCAAAAATCACTGGATAAAGTTATTCCTGCTGTAGAAAAAAGACCAATCGTTCCTATTATCTCTTTCTTGTCAGTCTTTGTTATTTGTATAATTGGGGCATCAATGGTGAAAGTGGATACCAGCTTAACTGATACTTTCCCTGAAGATTCCAGATGGAATAAAAATGTTAAAATTGTTGATGAGAAAATGTCTGGGTCATCTCGTATTGCAATCTATCTTGACTTAGGCAAGGATGACGGCCTTCAGGACCCGCAAGTATTGAACGTAATAGATGAACTACAACAAAAGTTTGAAAAGAAATATACCAAGTATGTAGTGACGACTTCGTCTATAGTTAATGTTGTAAAGGATTCGTATCAAAAGTTAAATCAAGGCCAGGCAGATAAATATATTATTCCTTCCGACGAGAAACAGCTTTCTCAAACTCTATTCTTGTTTAATAATGCTAATCCTGATGATCGCAGAAGGATGATTGATGATAATTACAGAAAAGCAAATATCTCGATAACATTGCATACTTATGGCTCATATGAATACACCAGAGTTTTTGATGAAATGCAAAAGGATATTCATGAGGCTGTGAATAAAATCAAAACGAAATATCCGGATACTTTTGTTTCTGTTACCGGTGGATTTGCTTTGGCAATGAAAACCGCTGACTATCTCACGCAAAATGAGTTTAAAAGTTTTGGTTTAGCTCTTTTTGTTATCAGTATTATTTTATTGCTGGTTTTTGGATCACTCAAAGCAGGCTTAATTTCAATAATACCAAACTTAATTCCTTCAGTATTGACCTTTGGTATAATGGGATGGTTCGGAGTTCCTCTGGATTTTTTTACAATGATGTTAGCCCCGGTTATAATAGGAGTTTCTGTTGATGATACTTCAACTTTTATTAGTCAATATCGCCTTGAGGTTTTGAAGGATGGAAATATCAGGAGAGCCTTGAAGCATACCATGAAAGAATCTGGTCAGGCAATCGTATTTACTTCTTTAATTCTTGGGCTTGGTTTTGGTATAATGTCCATTGCAGAAAGTACTGGAACATCGAACGTGGGAAAATTTGGCTCTCTGGCCATCTTTGCGGGGTTATTGTGTGACCTGTTTTTGCTTCCTGCACTAATTATGGTGTTTAAATTAAACTTCCAGAAGAAAGGAACAAAGTTCGAATCCAACCAAGAGCAGTATAAAGAATTAATCGGTGCTTAA
- a CDS encoding outer membrane lipoprotein-sorting protein: protein MKSFQIIIAIVLSIFGLTALVPASTQDALKIISRVDSVSRESYKTSVTKIKLTTCKYEIKGGSLSCSENPRISVLESAQKHYGNETRSIAVVLEPSKDKGIGMLTYENLEAGKDNDTWLYLSAIGKVKRLVSSSEDSDESGSFFGSEFSVEDMSSRKVKDYTYKLIGEETYDNRKVWVIESVPTALRVKKTKYGKITSWIDKERLLILKEDLYDHRGKLCKQLNRKGVELIDKVWVVRVTTMNNLVSRRVTELRLISVAYNMEASDEFLTQRSLTDFAFREKNLAKFRTYMK from the coding sequence ATGAAATCATTTCAGATAATTATTGCAATCGTTTTATCAATTTTTGGACTTACAGCTTTAGTGCCTGCATCGACACAGGATGCACTAAAAATTATCAGTAGAGTTGATAGTGTTAGCAGAGAATCGTATAAGACATCTGTTACCAAGATTAAATTAACGACTTGCAAATATGAAATAAAAGGAGGAAGCTTGAGCTGCTCTGAAAATCCTAGGATATCAGTTCTGGAAAGCGCACAAAAGCATTATGGTAATGAAACAAGATCCATTGCTGTTGTGCTGGAGCCTTCTAAGGACAAAGGTATTGGTATGTTGACCTATGAGAATCTGGAGGCAGGAAAAGACAATGACACCTGGTTATATTTGTCAGCAATTGGAAAAGTTAAACGTCTGGTGTCTAGCAGTGAAGATAGCGATGAAAGCGGAAGCTTCTTTGGGTCTGAATTTTCCGTTGAGGATATGAGCAGTAGAAAAGTTAAAGACTATACATACAAACTTATCGGAGAAGAAACTTATGATAACCGGAAGGTTTGGGTGATAGAATCAGTACCAACCGCATTACGTGTGAAAAAGACCAAATACGGAAAAATTACATCATGGATTGACAAAGAGAGATTACTCATTTTGAAGGAAGACCTTTATGATCATAGAGGAAAGCTCTGCAAGCAATTAAACAGAAAAGGAGTTGAGCTTATAGACAAGGTTTGGGTAGTGAGAGTAACCACTATGAATAATCTTGTTTCGAGAAGGGTAACTGAGTTGAGATTGATATCAGTTGCATATAATATGGAAGCTTCTGATGAATTTTTGACTCAAAGAAGCCTTACAGACTTTGCATTCAGAGAAAAGAACTTAGCCAAGTTCCGTACCTACATGAAATAG
- a CDS encoding DUF4386 domain-containing protein, protein MTINKQEISFRKAAIIAGCTYLVMFAVAIIVEAIVRRRFIVPGDAVKTAHNILANEMLFRVEICHHIVIYVCDLIVAWALYVFLKQVNNNLAILAAWLRMVYMVISSVVLINKINILHILTNGDYSAVFEKSQVYAQVMLYLDAFKYGWRIGFVFFGIHIFILGYLILKSSYVPRILGILFMIVAFGFLINSFASFLLPDYKKYEKLFRAVVGIPSFFGEISFAFWLLLKGGKPSVIAPSTSRINYADIR, encoded by the coding sequence ATGACAATTAATAAACAAGAGATATCTTTCCGAAAAGCAGCTATTATTGCAGGGTGTACATATTTAGTTATGTTCGCAGTAGCAATCATTGTGGAAGCTATTGTCCGTAGAAGATTTATCGTACCAGGTGATGCAGTAAAAACAGCGCACAATATACTAGCTAATGAAATGCTATTTCGGGTGGAGATATGCCATCATATAGTTATTTATGTGTGCGATTTGATAGTAGCATGGGCACTTTATGTTTTTTTGAAACAGGTGAATAATAACCTCGCTATACTCGCAGCCTGGCTTAGAATGGTTTATATGGTTATATCTTCTGTGGTGCTGATTAATAAGATTAATATTTTGCATATCCTAACGAATGGTGACTACTCAGCGGTGTTTGAAAAAAGTCAGGTATATGCTCAGGTAATGCTATATCTTGATGCATTTAAATATGGATGGCGAATCGGGTTTGTCTTTTTTGGCATTCATATATTCATACTTGGTTATTTAATTCTCAAGTCAAGCTATGTTCCAAGAATCCTGGGGATTTTATTTATGATAGTAGCTTTCGGTTTTCTGATCAACTCATTTGCAAGCTTTCTTCTGCCTGACTATAAAAAATATGAAAAGCTGTTTAGAGCAGTTGTTGGTATTCCTTCTTTTTTTGGAGAGATATCTTTTGCTTTTTGGCTATTGCTGAAAGGAGGGAAACCTTCGGTGATAGCTCCTTCTACAAGCAGGATTAATTATGCTGATATAAGATAA
- a CDS encoding NAD(P)-dependent alcohol dehydrogenase: protein MKAISCLKYGLSELKLEEVEKPVPKDNEVLLEVHASSATTHNLMIIEGKPFFVRLLDSGLIKPRIKIPGSDISGRVVVVGKDVTKFKPGDEVFGVSTGFGAYAEYTAVPEHELVHKPVNISFEEAAAVPQGSLVALQALRDKGGIQKGQKVLIFGASGGIGSFAVQIAKYFGAEVTGVCSSRNFDMLYTLGADHLIDYTKQDYTKSGQTYDLIFAIAYRSIFDHKRALKPNGVYVSAGGPSVKRIFQDMLIGPMVFKREDKKLVGGWAVNPNAKDLLFIKELIEAGKITPVVDRCYPLSETAKALQHYGTGHPGGKVVITVQHSIKF, encoded by the coding sequence GTGAAAGCAATCTCATGTTTAAAGTATGGACTTTCAGAGCTCAAGCTCGAAGAAGTAGAAAAGCCTGTTCCTAAAGATAATGAAGTCCTCTTAGAAGTGCATGCTTCTTCTGCCACTACTCATAATCTAATGATTATTGAAGGGAAACCGTTCTTCGTCCGGCTCTTGGATAGTGGACTTATTAAACCCAGGATTAAAATACCAGGTAGTGATATATCCGGTAGGGTTGTAGTGGTTGGTAAAGATGTAACTAAGTTTAAGCCAGGTGATGAAGTATTTGGAGTCTCTACTGGTTTTGGAGCTTATGCGGAATACACAGCTGTTCCAGAACATGAGTTAGTTCATAAGCCAGTAAACATCTCTTTTGAGGAAGCTGCGGCTGTCCCTCAGGGATCACTTGTAGCTTTGCAGGCACTTCGTGACAAAGGCGGAATTCAGAAAGGCCAAAAAGTATTAATTTTTGGTGCATCGGGTGGTATAGGTTCATTTGCTGTTCAGATTGCCAAGTACTTTGGAGCGGAAGTGACAGGCGTTTGCAGTTCAAGGAATTTTGATATGTTGTATACTCTTGGTGCAGATCATTTGATTGATTATACCAAACAGGATTACACAAAAAGCGGGCAGACCTACGACCTGATCTTTGCAATTGCTTATCGTTCAATTTTTGATCATAAGAGAGCTTTGAAGCCCAATGGTGTTTATGTTAGCGCTGGGGGGCCGTCAGTTAAGAGAATTTTCCAGGATATGCTCATTGGGCCAATGGTTTTCAAGAGGGAAGATAAAAAGCTTGTTGGAGGTTGGGCAGTTAATCCAAATGCTAAAGATTTACTTTTTATCAAAGAACTGATAGAAGCTGGAAAAATAACGCCTGTTGTTGATAGATGTTACCCCTTAAGCGAGACAGCAAAAGCTCTCCAGCATTATGGGACAGGTCACCCAGGTGGAAAGGTTGTTATTACTGTTCAACACAGTATTAAATTCTGA
- a CDS encoding acyltransferase domain-containing protein, translating to MMNKPVIFMFSGQGSQYYQMGKELYENNAQFRYWMDHCNEIVSPSIQTSLVDVLYGKEGKSKPFDRLLYSNPALLCIEYCQVKVLQDLGLQPDFLLGYSLGELTASVISGAVSLEDGIRLVVEIARLAEQRTQGAAMLAIMESKAIMAKFPDLFDQCWCTGTNFQENFVVCGLPHIIQNLQGCLNSINIISQVLPVKYGFHTELIDPIEEEFKQVVKKIKFSSAKIPIISASRSEIIKEFKDDYLWEVIRYPVNFEQAVDRILEKGDYVFIDSGPSGTLATFVKYMLPPNSSSVSLQMINQFGRDLNAIEKLKTSLLENVI from the coding sequence ATGATGAATAAACCAGTCATATTTATGTTCTCAGGACAAGGTTCTCAATACTATCAAATGGGAAAAGAACTTTATGAGAACAATGCACAGTTCCGGTATTGGATGGACCATTGTAATGAAATCGTTTCTCCATCAATTCAAACTTCATTAGTGGATGTGCTGTATGGAAAGGAGGGGAAAAGCAAACCATTTGATCGCCTTCTGTATTCTAATCCTGCTTTGCTATGTATTGAGTACTGTCAAGTTAAAGTACTTCAGGATTTGGGGCTCCAACCAGATTTTCTTTTAGGCTATAGTCTTGGTGAGTTGACTGCAAGTGTTATTTCTGGCGCTGTTTCACTGGAAGATGGCATTCGATTAGTTGTTGAAATAGCCAGACTTGCTGAACAAAGAACCCAAGGCGCAGCCATGTTGGCAATTATGGAGTCAAAAGCAATTATGGCCAAGTTTCCTGATTTGTTTGATCAATGTTGGTGTACAGGAACAAATTTTCAAGAGAATTTTGTGGTCTGTGGTCTTCCTCATATTATTCAGAATCTTCAGGGGTGTTTAAATAGTATAAATATAATTTCACAGGTTTTACCTGTGAAATATGGGTTCCATACTGAGCTTATTGATCCTATTGAAGAAGAGTTTAAACAGGTAGTAAAGAAGATAAAGTTTTCCTCTGCTAAAATTCCTATAATATCTGCATCAAGAAGTGAAATTATAAAGGAGTTTAAGGATGATTATTTATGGGAAGTAATTCGCTACCCGGTTAATTTTGAACAAGCTGTTGATAGAATTCTGGAGAAGGGAGATTATGTATTTATTGATTCGGGCCCAAGTGGAACACTTGCTACTTTCGTTAAATATATGCTTCCTCCTAATTCAAGTTCTGTTTCTTTGCAAATGATTAATCAATTCGGGCGGGACTTGAATGCGATTGAAAAATTGAAAACTTCTTTATTGGAAAATGTAATTTGA
- a CDS encoding MBL fold metallo-hydrolase, producing the protein MDVNYIDAGSGGGTQVVVLRMTHMFIISYSYLVIDYNSKQSIIVDPAWNIEKVEEALFKTQSSLSGILLTHSHPDHVHLAQPLADKYNCPIWMSNKEISFSGFSEQQLIGIDMTPWFVGQIRIQPILTPGHTPGSTCYLVGNNLFSGDTLFAEGCGLCPDMEAAHNMYNSLNQLRSYLTLDTRIFPGHVYDKPPGQKFSELLKCNIYLQFKNVNDFVAYRMRPVQNKLSLFDFR; encoded by the coding sequence ATGGATGTAAATTATATAGACGCAGGGAGTGGTGGAGGGACACAGGTTGTCGTTCTGAGAATGACACATATGTTCATAATAAGTTACAGCTATTTAGTGATTGATTATAATAGCAAACAATCGATTATTGTTGACCCGGCTTGGAATATTGAAAAGGTAGAGGAGGCTTTATTCAAAACCCAATCAAGTCTTAGTGGAATACTACTTACACATTCCCACCCAGACCATGTGCATTTAGCTCAACCATTGGCAGATAAATACAACTGTCCGATTTGGATGTCAAATAAAGAAATATCTTTTTCAGGATTTTCAGAACAACAATTAATAGGAATAGATATGACGCCATGGTTTGTTGGGCAAATAAGGATACAGCCTATATTAACACCTGGCCATACTCCTGGAAGTACTTGTTATCTTGTAGGAAATAATTTGTTTAGCGGTGATACCCTCTTTGCAGAAGGTTGTGGCTTATGTCCGGATATGGAGGCGGCTCATAATATGTATAACAGCCTAAATCAACTACGTAGTTACTTAACACTGGATACGCGTATTTTTCCTGGGCATGTTTATGATAAACCGCCGGGGCAGAAATTTTCAGAGTTATTAAAATGCAACATATATCTGCAGTTCAAAAACGTAAATGATTTTGTTGCATATAGAATGAGACCAGTGCAAAACAAGTTAAGTTTATTTGATTTTCGATAA
- a CDS encoding acyl carrier protein encodes MATEQVYEVVKNVIMEVLPDLNPEMISIEKNLKELGANSIDRMEVVTISMEELGIKLPLMSFAQVSNIEGLVKVLSENVGKVELK; translated from the coding sequence ATGGCAACAGAACAAGTTTATGAAGTAGTGAAAAATGTTATTATGGAGGTTCTTCCTGACCTTAATCCAGAAATGATTTCCATCGAAAAGAATCTAAAGGAACTCGGTGCAAACTCAATTGATCGAATGGAAGTCGTTACGATTTCTATGGAAGAATTGGGTATTAAATTGCCTTTAATGAGCTTTGCTCAAGTCAGCAATATCGAAGGTTTGGTTAAAGTGCTATCTGAAAATGTTGGCAAAGTAGAACTTAAATAA
- a CDS encoding beta-ketoacyl synthase N-terminal-like domain-containing protein produces MMVTNNKVGITGMGIVSSIGEDVSSFCNALMIGKSGIKISAVQKEPKVSVNIAAELQNFSFLELLNRFQNVPEEKFINAKRLGRRAPFAIQASIISALEAWQSAQLFQSKIQSERIGLIVAGQNSTQNFQYDLIQKFRENPEYLSPRYALEFLETNQVGVLSELFGINGEGLVVGGASATGNVGIIKGYQLVHSGFVDVCVVIGTVADLSPMDIQGFINIGAMGGKKYINQPEKACRPFDKQHEGFIYGQASACIILESLASASKRDAPFLAEIKGGSINLDGNSSSDPNKNGEVKAMLSALNQAGLSALEVDYLNTHGSSSALGDKTEADAICDVFGSHTAALRLNATKGLTGHCLYSAGLVEAIATVIQMRQGFLHPNKNLEEPICNDLKFCEAEAINHRIDIAMSNSFGFGGINTSIVLKRD; encoded by the coding sequence ATGATGGTGACCAATAATAAAGTTGGGATAACCGGAATGGGGATCGTCTCTTCTATAGGTGAAGATGTCTCCTCATTCTGTAATGCTTTAATGATAGGCAAATCAGGAATCAAAATTTCGGCAGTCCAGAAGGAGCCAAAGGTGTCTGTCAACATTGCTGCCGAACTGCAAAACTTTTCTTTTTTAGAGCTTCTAAACCGTTTTCAGAATGTTCCGGAGGAAAAATTCATCAATGCGAAACGCCTTGGAAGAAGAGCTCCTTTTGCTATTCAAGCTTCAATTATATCTGCTTTGGAAGCCTGGCAAAGTGCTCAATTATTTCAAAGCAAAATACAGTCAGAACGAATAGGATTAATAGTTGCAGGTCAGAATAGCACACAAAATTTTCAGTATGATTTGATCCAAAAATTCAGAGAAAATCCGGAGTATTTATCACCGCGATATGCCCTTGAGTTTTTGGAGACAAATCAGGTCGGGGTTTTAAGTGAACTATTCGGGATAAATGGAGAAGGTCTTGTTGTTGGAGGCGCATCTGCTACCGGAAATGTAGGCATCATTAAAGGGTACCAGCTTGTACATTCTGGTTTTGTTGATGTTTGTGTAGTGATAGGCACCGTTGCGGATTTGTCACCCATGGATATTCAAGGGTTCATTAATATTGGTGCAATGGGTGGAAAGAAATATATTAATCAACCAGAAAAAGCTTGTCGACCTTTTGATAAGCAGCATGAAGGATTTATTTATGGTCAAGCGAGTGCTTGCATCATTCTTGAATCCTTAGCTAGTGCATCAAAAAGAGACGCTCCTTTTCTTGCTGAAATCAAAGGAGGTTCCATAAACCTTGATGGAAATAGCTCTTCTGATCCAAATAAGAATGGAGAAGTAAAAGCTATGCTTTCAGCCCTTAATCAGGCTGGATTGTCAGCATTAGAGGTTGATTATTTGAATACTCACGGGAGCTCTTCAGCTCTTGGAGATAAAACAGAGGCTGATGCTATTTGTGATGTATTTGGAAGTCATACTGCTGCTTTAAGGCTTAATGCTACTAAAGGGTTAACAGGTCATTGTCTGTATTCTGCAGGTCTTGTAGAAGCAATAGCTACAGTTATTCAAATGAGGCAAGGATTTCTTCATCCAAATAAAAATCTGGAAGAGCCGATTTGTAATGATTTAAAATTCTGTGAAGCTGAAGCAATTAATCACAGGATAGATATTGCTATGAGTAATTCCTTTGGCTTTGGAGGCATCAATACATCTATTGTATTAAAGCGAGATTGA
- the fabD gene encoding ACP S-malonyltransferase has protein sequence MKKTYVFPGQGSQIKGMGGNLFDEFQELTKKADKILGYSIKELCLNDPGQKLNQTQYTQPALYVVNALSYQKKIKDGGVHPDFLAGHSLGEYNALQAAGVLSFEDGLKLVKKRGELMSQAKGGGMAAILNSSDEQIRNILKDANLSTIDIANLNSPSQIVISGLKEDINNAQPHFTNANAMFIPLNTSGAFHSRYMKDAEKEFEKVVKKVKFSKPNFPVIANVTGKPYEFDKIAQDLTSQISNCVRWTDSITYLLNQGEIEFEELGVGDVLTKLIRAIKKDYDLKIAAAKEKSIEVPAETKVEEPIKTEALQSKDEKSIVGQTGLITAKELVDQWNKSYPIGTKVKSDFYETQLETRTEAMILFGHRAAVYMKDYNGYFDLREVKAIQ, from the coding sequence ATGAAGAAAACATATGTATTCCCAGGGCAGGGCTCACAAATAAAAGGAATGGGTGGAAACCTTTTTGATGAGTTTCAGGAATTGACTAAAAAAGCGGATAAAATACTTGGATATTCAATCAAAGAACTTTGTCTGAATGACCCAGGACAAAAATTGAATCAGACACAATATACACAGCCTGCTTTGTATGTTGTCAATGCATTGTCATATCAAAAGAAAATTAAAGACGGAGGAGTGCATCCTGATTTTTTGGCAGGACATAGTTTGGGTGAGTATAATGCATTGCAGGCAGCCGGAGTACTAAGCTTTGAAGATGGCCTTAAGTTGGTTAAGAAGAGGGGTGAGCTAATGAGCCAGGCCAAAGGAGGGGGTATGGCTGCTATTTTGAATTCGTCTGATGAACAAATCCGCAACATTCTAAAGGATGCAAATCTTTCAACTATAGATATTGCCAACCTTAACTCTCCCTCTCAAATTGTTATTTCAGGCTTGAAAGAAGATATTAACAACGCACAACCGCATTTTACAAATGCAAATGCTATGTTTATTCCTCTCAATACCAGCGGAGCTTTTCATTCTCGCTATATGAAAGATGCTGAAAAGGAGTTTGAAAAAGTAGTAAAGAAAGTAAAATTCTCTAAGCCAAATTTTCCGGTAATAGCAAATGTTACGGGTAAACCATATGAGTTTGATAAGATCGCTCAGGATTTAACCAGTCAAATCTCCAACTGTGTAAGATGGACTGACAGCATTACCTACTTGTTAAATCAGGGTGAAATAGAATTTGAAGAACTTGGTGTCGGAGATGTCTTAACAAAGCTTATCAGGGCGATTAAAAAGGACTATGATTTGAAAATTGCAGCTGCTAAAGAAAAAAGTATTGAAGTTCCTGCAGAAACAAAAGTTGAAGAGCCAATCAAAACGGAAGCTCTACAATCAAAGGACGAAAAATCAATAGTTGGACAAACAGGGTTAATAACAGCAAAAGAATTAGTGGATCAATGGAACAAGTCATATCCAATAGGAACAAAGGTCAAATCGGACTTTTATGAGACGCAGCTTGAAACAAGAACGGAGGCTATGATTCTATTCGGTCATCGTGCGGCGGTTTACATGAAGGATTATAATGGATATTTTGATCTAAGAGAAGTTAAAGCTATTCAATAA
- a CDS encoding 4'-phosphopantetheinyl transferase family protein: MIDIFFTFFEKPLNESFYSDYLALLPRDLKESNSRYIRWQDRHCHLFGKLLLIQALKTHNIVADIGTYVKYGAFKRPHLTLPDIDFNISHSGNFVMCAIGKNTRLGIDIEENKNLDLKNFQNVMSSDQWVEINNATYPLKEFYKFWTIKESVIKADGRGFSIPLEKLSVKDNTVQYDDKVWFVQELQIANGYNAALATSRFSDYKIHKVDFYESMFVQEFCLR, from the coding sequence TTGATAGATATATTTTTTACCTTCTTTGAAAAGCCATTGAATGAAAGCTTTTATTCAGATTATTTAGCTTTATTGCCGAGGGATTTGAAGGAGAGTAATTCGCGTTATATTCGATGGCAGGACAGACATTGTCATTTGTTTGGGAAATTACTTCTTATACAAGCTCTCAAGACACATAATATAGTAGCAGATATCGGGACTTATGTGAAATACGGAGCATTTAAACGTCCTCATTTAACATTACCTGATATTGATTTTAATATTTCCCATTCCGGTAATTTTGTTATGTGCGCAATCGGAAAAAATACCAGACTAGGTATCGACATCGAGGAAAACAAAAATTTAGACCTTAAAAACTTTCAGAATGTAATGAGCTCTGATCAATGGGTTGAAATAAATAATGCGACTTATCCTCTAAAAGAGTTTTATAAGTTCTGGACAATTAAGGAAAGCGTAATCAAGGCTGATGGTCGAGGATTTTCAATACCTCTGGAAAAACTTTCTGTAAAAGATAACACTGTACAGTATGATGATAAAGTATGGTTTGTTCAAGAGTTGCAAATTGCCAATGGGTATAATGCAGCCTTGGCAACAAGTAGATTTTCTGATTATAAAATTCACAAAGTAGATTTTTATGAATCGATGTTTGTTCAAGAATTTTGCCTTCGATAG